Part of the Actinomycetota bacterium genome is shown below.
CAGTTTTTCAGGCGGTGCAAGAGGATCTGTTAGCACTTCGGCGATAGAGGATTTCACCGGACTGACAAGGATGGAGATAGCCGAAAGAAGGCTAGCCGGTCCAGACCATAGCTGATGTTATTGAGAGCTTTGGCAAAACCCGTAAGGAGGCCAGAGCCTTCTTGGTTGAAAGAATCAACGAGAGGAGCGAGCTTAAGGTCGGACAATTGAATCTTACTAACTCAGAGACGCAGACCCTCAGGGAGAGGCTTATGGAGATGGTGGAAGCCAGGCTAAATATCTGGTTCGCTTAAGAGGTTAGCTAACTTAAAGATAGCTCTTAAATAAGAGGGGCCCGATCGGGGCCCTCTTATGTTTAATGAGAAAATTTAGCAGCCATCCTATTTTACGTACTCATCAAGCGCGCCCAGAAGGTCAACGATTGAATGGAAGGCGCCTGAAAATCGTTTGGGCCTCTCTACTACAATTACCTTACAATCAAGGCTTAGGGCGGCCAGAGCCTTTGGGCGAGTGCCGCCAGCCTTGCCGCTATCCTTTGTGACTAGGACATCGGCTCCGCATTCTGCGATCATCTCCAGATTATCTTCAAAAGTGAAAGGACCAGTTCTGAGGGTTATCTCCTCTCTTTTTAATCCAAAAGAGAGAGCTTCGCTGAGCGACACCGGATTATCGAGGACCCTTGCCATGAGCCGAATCCGGTAAGTTTCAGCCAGCTTTACGTAGTGGCCAAGATTTTTCGTTCCGATGGTCAATAGAATCGCCTTGCCAAGCGAAGTGGCCAATGAGGCGGCCTCGGTGTGGTCGGCAACCCAAGTCAGGCCGGTCACACCCAGAAGATCGCTTGGCCGTTCGAAGGCTAGATATGGGGTACCCATTTTTCGGCAAACCAAAGCGGCACTTAAGCTGACTTCGGCGGCATATGGGTGGGTCGCATCAATTAAGGCTGTTATTCCTCTGCTAACAATCAAGTCTTCGAACCCGCCGATATCCAGGCTTCCAGCCCGCCTCTCGATTTGAATTGATTCTAGGCCAGCAAGGGGATATGCAGTTGCAGTCGAAAGCAAGACCTCAAAATCTCTGGCAATCAATGCTTTGACTATGGGAAGAGACTCGCTCGTCCCCCCAAGAAGAAGGATCAAACCCTATACCCCCTGGGTGTTACGAAACGACCTGCAACAAGTTTTGACCCTTCGCTTCCGATGATTATCACGCTCTTCATGGTTATTCTTTTGGTTAAAAGGTCTTTTAAGGTTGTCAAAATCACTTCTTCATCCGTTTGACCGATCGAGGTTCCAACCCCAACCAGGGTCTTGGCGGGCCGATATTTAAGGAAGATCTCCACCGCCTCATCGAGCTGAAAGAGTCTCTTTGCAGACCTTGGATTATAGAGGGCGGTCACTATATCTGATGAAGCCATCGCCTCTAGGCGGTGGCGAATAACTTCCCAGGGAACAAGG
Proteins encoded:
- the cobK gene encoding precorrin-6A reductase, producing MILLLGGTSESLPIVKALIARDFEVLLSTATAYPLAGLESIQIERRAGSLDIGGFEDLIVSRGITALIDATHPYAAEVSLSAALVCRKMGTPYLAFERPSDLLGVTGLTWVADHTEAASLATSLGKAILLTIGTKNLGHYVKLAETYRIRLMARVLDNPVSLSEALSFGLKREEITLRTGPFTFEDNLEMIAECGADVLVTKDSGKAGGTRPKALAALSLDCKVIVVERPKRFSGAFHSIVDLLGALDEYVK